A genomic stretch from Nitrospira sp. includes:
- a CDS encoding ABC transporter permease, translated as MRRRSTFDPGEQPAAVTLVEGRTLRCQGSWTMSAVAPAERILAVMDWPEGGSFRFEGSGIAAFDTGGAVVLSRAVMAARHRGCEVTVEGLRTEYLQLMSLVSANWSVMMAHVAARPDGTRWVTTVLRRSATRVLRGLEFVGRTSVALLHLLLSPSRMRWRSGLNSLRLDGVNALPITGLLTFLIGVVIAYQGAEQLRKFGTNIFIVDLVGISLLREIAPLIAAILIAGRSGSAYAAQIGTMKVTEELDALQTFGLSPIELLVLPRVLALVVALPLLTVYADVLGVFGGMLIASSQLNVGFTAFLARFEEAVALRHFLIGIGKAPCFAVIIALVGCYQGFQIRGGVDDVGRHTTISVVQSIFLVIIFDAMCSILLNWWSL; from the coding sequence ATGAGGCGTCGATCGACATTTGATCCCGGAGAACAGCCGGCTGCGGTCACGTTGGTGGAGGGGCGCACGCTGCGTTGTCAGGGCTCGTGGACAATGTCTGCGGTAGCTCCGGCCGAACGGATCCTCGCGGTCATGGATTGGCCCGAAGGCGGGTCGTTCCGGTTCGAGGGGAGTGGCATTGCCGCCTTCGACACCGGCGGGGCGGTGGTGTTGTCACGCGCCGTGATGGCCGCGCGTCACCGTGGTTGTGAGGTGACGGTCGAGGGACTGCGGACTGAGTATCTGCAACTGATGAGCCTGGTATCGGCCAATTGGAGCGTCATGATGGCTCATGTGGCTGCGCGGCCTGACGGGACGCGATGGGTCACCACGGTTCTGCGTCGATCCGCGACGCGGGTGCTGCGAGGATTGGAATTTGTCGGCCGGACGTCGGTCGCGCTCCTGCACCTGCTCTTGTCGCCGTCCCGCATGCGTTGGCGCAGCGGTTTGAACAGTCTTCGGCTCGACGGGGTGAACGCCCTGCCGATCACCGGCCTGTTGACGTTCTTGATCGGCGTAGTGATTGCGTACCAGGGGGCCGAACAGCTGCGAAAGTTCGGGACCAATATTTTCATCGTGGACCTGGTGGGCATCTCGCTGTTGCGAGAAATTGCTCCGCTGATCGCGGCGATCTTGATTGCCGGGCGGTCGGGGTCTGCGTATGCGGCGCAGATCGGCACGATGAAGGTGACGGAAGAGCTGGATGCGCTTCAGACCTTCGGGCTCTCGCCGATCGAATTGCTGGTACTCCCGCGGGTGCTGGCCTTGGTCGTCGCACTGCCGCTGCTGACGGTGTATGCCGATGTCTTAGGGGTGTTCGGGGGGATGTTGATCGCCTCGAGTCAGCTGAACGTCGGGTTCACCGCCTTCCTCGCGCGTTTCGAAGAAGCGGTCGCATTGCGGCATTTCCTCATCGGGATCGGGAAGGCGCCGTGTTTTGCCGTCATCATTGCGCTGGTCGGCTGTTATCAGGGCTTTCAGATTCGAGGCGGAGTGGATGACGTGGGACGACACACCACGATCAGCGTCGTGCAGAGCATTTTTCTGGTGATCATTTTCGACGCGATGTGCAGCATTCTGTTGAACTGGTGGAGCCTGTAG
- a CDS encoding MCE family protein — translation MEPKVNYIVVGAFVLLLGFTVLGAIFWLGKTDYRGIYDRYDVYTRESVAGLSVDSTVKYRGVDVGRVKEVVLNPENPEEVRITLNIVGGTPVKTDTQAVLVTQGLTGLVTLNLTGGTREAPPLSPAAGQVYPVIKSVPSLLGRLDGTLAKLLSDQGVATLVAQLNGLAQNASLMVDEEHRTLVRQVLKDLAELTKVLAARSSQVDHGLQGAAQAAERAANVTERLGTQLPAVLDRINKSAAGLQQLTEEWSRTGRSLGEMVGASKSGVEQFTQQTLADAGLLVTELRQLTATLNRVAQQVERQPNVLVLGRSSQSKGPGE, via the coding sequence ATGGAACCGAAGGTCAACTATATCGTGGTCGGTGCATTCGTGCTGTTGCTGGGATTCACGGTGCTGGGGGCGATTTTCTGGCTGGGGAAGACGGACTACCGCGGCATCTATGATCGCTATGATGTCTATACCAGGGAGTCGGTGGCCGGGCTCAGCGTGGATTCGACCGTCAAGTATCGCGGAGTCGACGTCGGGCGGGTGAAAGAAGTGGTCCTGAATCCGGAGAATCCGGAAGAGGTACGGATCACGTTGAATATCGTCGGCGGGACGCCGGTCAAGACCGACACGCAGGCGGTGTTGGTGACGCAGGGCCTCACGGGGTTGGTGACGCTCAATCTGACGGGGGGAACTCGGGAGGCCCCACCGCTGTCACCCGCGGCCGGGCAGGTGTATCCGGTCATCAAGAGCGTGCCGTCGCTGTTGGGGCGATTGGACGGGACCCTGGCGAAATTATTGTCCGATCAGGGCGTGGCCACGCTCGTGGCACAGCTCAACGGTTTGGCTCAGAATGCCTCCTTGATGGTGGACGAAGAGCATCGTACGCTGGTCAGGCAAGTGCTCAAAGATCTGGCTGAGCTGACCAAGGTGTTGGCGGCTCGCAGCAGCCAGGTAGACCACGGCCTACAAGGCGCGGCACAAGCGGCCGAGCGGGCGGCGAACGTCACGGAACGACTCGGAACGCAGCTGCCGGCCGTACTCGACCGTATCAACAAGAGTGCCGCCGGGCTCCAACAGTTGACGGAGGAATGGTCGCGCACCGGTCGTTCGCTCGGCGAGATGGTCGGCGCCAGCAAGTCCGGCGTCGAGCAGTTTACTCAGCAGACCCTAGCCGATGCGGGGCTGCTCGTCACCGAGTTGCGACAGCTGACCGCCACCCTGAATCGAGTGGCCCAACAAGTTGAACGGCAACCAAATGTGCTGGTGCTTGGTCGTTCGTCTCAGTCCAAGGGGCCGGGAGAGTGA
- a CDS encoding membrane integrity-associated transporter subunit PqiC, giving the protein MGDCHALSRLLLGLALCMLTACVLPQSTDSPVHTFVLTMEEADRERGTPFSRVNAQGVLLVGVPQAAAGFEQPRMAFLQRPSEVSYYASHFWVDAPSRMLAPLLIRSLEQSGTWRVVVPMPSALRADHQLDVSGVVVQQEFVQRPSHSRVRLRAQLTDVKTQRVVGARSFDRLEPAPSEDAYGGVLAANRAVSAVLAEVNHWIAGCLREAGKEVC; this is encoded by the coding sequence GTGGGCGATTGTCATGCGCTGAGCAGGCTGTTGCTGGGTCTGGCCCTCTGCATGTTGACGGCGTGTGTGCTGCCTCAATCGACGGACAGTCCGGTCCATACGTTTGTGTTGACGATGGAAGAGGCCGATCGCGAACGTGGGACGCCGTTTTCGCGAGTCAATGCGCAGGGCGTGTTGCTGGTCGGTGTGCCGCAGGCTGCGGCGGGATTCGAGCAACCGCGTATGGCGTTTCTGCAGCGGCCGTCGGAAGTGAGTTATTACGCCAGCCATTTCTGGGTTGACGCCCCTTCCAGGATGTTGGCGCCGTTACTCATTCGATCTCTGGAGCAGTCGGGAACCTGGCGTGTGGTCGTCCCCATGCCCTCGGCCCTCCGTGCCGACCATCAACTGGATGTGTCGGGAGTGGTGGTCCAACAGGAGTTCGTACAGCGGCCGAGCCACAGTCGGGTGCGGTTGCGGGCGCAACTGACCGACGTGAAGACGCAGCGCGTGGTGGGGGCCAGAAGTTTCGACAGGCTGGAACCGGCTCCCAGTGAGGATGCGTATGGCGGGGTGTTGGCGGCGAACCGCGCGGTGAGCGCGGTGCTGGCCGAGGTCAATCACTGGATTGCGGGCTGTCTACGCGAAGCGGGAAAGGAGGTCTGTTGA
- a CDS encoding ATP-binding cassette domain-containing protein gives MSGAAHTDPPVIEVSHVSTRFGPAVVHEDVSLTVLRGEVFAIAGGNGCGKSTLLREIIGLLTPTTGSIRLLGVNSLELEQPDGSPLHRRFGVMFQHGALFSSMTLADNVAVPLKEHTSLSGGLIREIVALKIALVGLPPDSALKFPSELSGGMRRRAALARAIVMDPELLFLDEPTAGLDPMIAAGFDDLVLELKRLLGLTVVMVTHDLDSLWRIADRVAVLGEGRVLGLGTMEALAASDDPVIRSYFHGPRGRAALLNHAGAAPHRE, from the coding sequence ATGTCTGGAGCCGCGCACACTGACCCTCCCGTGATCGAGGTGAGCCATGTGTCCACCCGGTTCGGTCCGGCGGTCGTGCATGAGGATGTGAGCCTCACGGTCTTGCGAGGCGAGGTGTTCGCCATTGCGGGCGGAAACGGATGCGGGAAGTCGACGCTCTTGCGGGAGATCATCGGCCTGTTGACTCCCACGACCGGGAGCATTCGCCTCCTGGGCGTCAACAGCCTCGAACTGGAACAGCCGGACGGATCTCCGCTCCATCGGCGGTTCGGCGTGATGTTTCAGCATGGGGCCTTGTTCAGCTCCATGACGCTGGCCGACAACGTCGCCGTCCCCCTGAAGGAACATACGTCACTGAGCGGCGGGCTCATTCGCGAGATTGTGGCATTAAAAATCGCCCTGGTCGGGCTTCCTCCCGACAGCGCGCTGAAATTTCCAAGTGAACTCAGCGGTGGGATGCGTCGCCGCGCCGCGCTGGCCCGTGCCATCGTCATGGACCCCGAGCTGTTGTTTCTCGACGAACCGACCGCCGGACTTGATCCGATGATCGCGGCGGGGTTCGACGATCTCGTGCTCGAGCTCAAACGATTGTTGGGGCTCACCGTTGTGATGGTGACACACGATCTCGATTCGTTGTGGCGCATTGCCGATCGGGTGGCAGTCCTGGGCGAAGGCCGGGTGTTGGGACTGGGTACGATGGAGGCGCTCGCGGCGTCGGACGATCCCGTCATTCGGAGCTACTTCCATGGCCCGCGAGGGCGGGCTGCGCTGCTGAACCATGCGGGAGCTGCGCCGCATCGGGAGTGA